The genomic interval CCTATACGCATTCCGCGGCTGCTTCTTCTCCCTCGCCGTCTGGAGGCTCTCGATTTTCTCCGAGACAGCCCTTCGAGACGCCGCCAAAAGAAGGCGGCTCCTCAGGGCGAACGGAAAAGCCCTTGTGACTCCGAACCCAATGGTTCCCAGACCGTTCGTGCTGAGGCTCTCGAAGCACGCGCTCCAGATGCGCAAGGGAGGCCTGCGATACGTTCGCTGCGCTCACTACTCGGGCAAACGGATATTGAAACGGTGCGACAAGAAACCGTTTCCCCGAGTAGCAGCACTGAGTAGCCGCAGGCTTCGTATCGAATGGCTGCGTATCGAGGGGCTGCTTCTTGTGAGGCCTTCCGCATGACTCAACTCGCCGTCGATGCGGAAGGCCTCACGCGCGTCTTCGACCGCTTTGTTGCTGTCGATCACATCGATCTGCAGGTCGCGGCTGGCACCGTGTTCGGTTTCCTCGGGCCCAACGGTGCCGGCAAGTCGACCACGATCCGGATGCTGTGCGGCATCCTGCGGCCATCGAGCGGACGCGCCACCGTTGGCGGCTTCGACATCGCCCGGCAGACCGAGCAGGTGAAGAGCCGCATCGGCTACATGTCGCAGAAGTTCTCGCTCTACGAAGACCTCACCGTGCTGGAGAGCCTGCAGTTCTTCGCCGGCATCTACAACGTGCGCGGCGCACAGCGCGATGCGCGCATCGAATGGGCGCTCGAAATGGCCGGCCTCAAGGGGCGCGGGACAATGAAGACCGCCGCGTTGGCGGGTGGCTGGCGCCAGCGCCTCGCGCTCGGTTGCGCCATCTTGCACGAGCCGCCGATTCTGTTTCTCGACGAGCCCACCTCGGGTGTCGACCCGGCCTCGCGCCGCAACTTCTGGGAGATGATCGGCGAGCTGGCGGATCGCGGCATTACGGTATTCGTCACGACGCACTTCATGGACGAGGCCGAGCACTGCGATCAGCTCGCGCTGATCTACGGCGGCAAACTGGTCGCGGCGGGCAGTCCGTCGGCGCTGAAGACCCAGCACATGTCGCGCGCCTTGCTCGAACTGGAGTGCGGCGATCTGATGGCCGCGTACGCCGCGCTCAAGACCGAATCGGCACTCGCCGCGGTGGCACTGTTCGGCAACGCGCTCCACATCGTCGCCGACGACGAAACCGCGGCCCGCGCCGCCATCACGCGACAGCTCCAGCAACACGGCGTCGCCCTGCTGCGACTCGAACGCATCGAACCGTCGCTGGAGGACGCCTTCGTGGCAATCATCGAAGCGAGCGAGGGGGCTTCTTCTCCCACATGAAGCCGCGTTGGTGTAATCTGCGCGCGATTTCTCATGTCCCCGTAGGGGCGAGGCATGCGTCGCCCGCGAATTGGCAGCGCGGCCCAGCAGAGACCGGAGGGCGACGCATGCATCGCCCCTACGAGAACCTCCTTCGGCCATGACCACCGAATCTCGCGTTCGCCGTTCGTTGCGCTCGATCCGCGCCATTCTGCGCCGCGAGTTCATCGACATTCGCCGCGATCGCCGCAGCCTGTTCCTCACCTTCCTCTATCCGATCAGCATGCTGATCATGTACGGCTACGGCATCCGCTACGACGTCGACAACGTGCCGCTGACGATCCTCGACCGCAGCGAGACGCCGGAGAGCCGCGACCTGAGCCAGCAGATGCTGCGCTCGGGCTACTTCCAAATCGTGCGCTACGCCCGCTCCGAACGTGACGTGGAGCGCGACCTCACTACCGACGCCGCACGCGCGGCCGTCGTCATCCCGCGCGACTTCGCCGATCACTTGCGCGCCGGTACGCCGACCGCCGTGCAAGTGCTCATCGACGGCTCGGACTCGAACACCGCGACGATCGCCCAAGGCTACGCGCTGGCGATCATCAATCGCTATCTGGCCACGCTCACGCCGGCACAGGTCATGAACGCCAGCACGGCGACCGCAACAACGCTGGTCGCCCCGATCGAGGTGAAGAGTCGCGTCTGGTACAACCCGGAACTCAAGAGCGTGAACTTCATCGTGCCCGGCGTGATCGCGGTGATCATG from Deltaproteobacteria bacterium carries:
- a CDS encoding ABC transporter ATP-binding protein gives rise to the protein MTQLAVDAEGLTRVFDRFVAVDHIDLQVAAGTVFGFLGPNGAGKSTTIRMLCGILRPSSGRATVGGFDIARQTEQVKSRIGYMSQKFSLYEDLTVLESLQFFAGIYNVRGAQRDARIEWALEMAGLKGRGTMKTAALAGGWRQRLALGCAILHEPPILFLDEPTSGVDPASRRNFWEMIGELADRGITVFVTTHFMDEAEHCDQLALIYGGKLVAAGSPSALKTQHMSRALLELECGDLMAAYAALKTESALAAVALFGNALHIVADDETAARAAITRQLQQHGVALLRLERIEPSLEDAFVAIIEASEGASSPT
- a CDS encoding ABC transporter permease — translated: MTTESRVRRSLRSIRAILRREFIDIRRDRRSLFLTFLYPISMLIMYGYGIRYDVDNVPLTILDRSETPESRDLSQQMLRSGYFQIVRYARSERDVERDLTTDAARAAVVIPRDFADHLRAGTPTAVQVLIDGSDSNTATIAQGYALAIINRYLATLTPAQVMNASTATATTLVAPIEVKSRVWYNPELKSVNFIVPGVIAVIMMIVGAILTALSIVKEKERGTIEQILVSPIRPLEMMIGKIIPYVFIALLDLVIIITAGYLLFEVPIKGSLFPLAVFAILYLISSLGVGVFVSTIADNMQNAMLAAIFLSLMPAVLLSGFVFPLENMPLPIRIFSYLFPGRYFVTAIRGIYLKGVGLGVLWPEAVSLMVFGVSIVWLSASRFRDTLE